A single genomic interval of Hoplias malabaricus isolate fHopMal1 chromosome 7, fHopMal1.hap1, whole genome shotgun sequence harbors:
- the slc25a27 gene encoding mitochondrial uncoupling protein 4 isoform X1 translates to MDPVEDNPRYPLVSKFILSAFAATVAELVTFPLDLTKTRLQIQGEAGLQKHGKTGRSRTVYRGMLSTAVGIVREEGPLKLWQGATPAVYRHIVYSGGRMVAYEKLRESVLGRSEDGSFSVWKAAVGGMLSGAFGQFLASPTDLVKVQMQMEGRRRLEGKPPRVHGVYHAFVKILSEGGVRGLWAGWVPNVQRAALVNLGDLATYDSVKHLLLRHTTIEDNCFCHGLASTCSGLVAATMGTPADVVKTRIMNQPRDSNGRGLLYKSSVDCLIQSVKGEGFWSLYKGFLPTWLRMAPWSMTFWLTFEQIRRATGISSF, encoded by the exons ATGGATCCTGTAGAAGACAACCCGCGGTATCCACTAGTTTCAAAGTTCATTCTGTCTGCATTCGCCGCTACTGTTGCAGAATTAG TCACATTTCCCCTTGATCTCACTAAAACGAGGCTTCAGATTCAAGGTGAAGCAGGTCTTCAAAAGCATGGAAAGACTGGACGTTCCCGGACAGTCTACAGGGGCATGTTAAGCACAGCGGTGGGAATAGTGCGTGAAGAGGGACCCCTGAAGTTATGGCAAGGGGCAACTCCTGCTGTATACAGGCATATAG TTTACTCTGGGGGCAGGATGGTAGCCTATGAGAAGCTCAGAGAGTCTGTCTTAGGACGATCAGAAGATGGGAGCTTTTCAGTTTG GAAGGCCGCAGTTGGTGGCATGTTGTCTGGTGCCTTTGGCCAATTCCTAGCAAGCCCTACTGACCTGGTAAAGGTACAAATGCAAATGGAAGGAAGGAGAAGGCTTGAGGGAAAACCACCACG AGTACATGGAGTATACCATGCCTTTGTAAAGATCCTTTCAGAGGGAGGTGTCCGAGGCCTTTGGGCTGGTTGGGTGCCCAATGTCCAGAGAGCTGCTCTGGTCAATCTTGGAG ACCTCGCAACATATGACAGTGTGAAGCACCTTCTACTAAGACATACCACTATAGAGGacaactgtttttgtcatggACTGGCAAG CACTTGTTCTGGACTGGTAGCAGCTACAATGGGAACACCAGCAGATGTGGTTAAAACAAGAATAATGAACCAGCCTCGGGACTCTAACGGAAG GGGTCTCTTATATAAGTCATCTGTAGACTGCCTCATACAGTCTGTGAAGGGGGAGGGATTTTGGTCACTTTACAAAGGCTTCCTACCAACCTGGTTAAGAATG GCTCCCTGGTCAATGACATTTTGGCTGACCTTTGAACAAATCAGGAGAGCAACAGGCATCAGCTCATTCTGA
- the slc25a27 gene encoding mitochondrial uncoupling protein 4 isoform X2 codes for MLSTAVGIVREEGPLKLWQGATPAVYRHIVYSGGRMVAYEKLRESVLGRSEDGSFSVWKAAVGGMLSGAFGQFLASPTDLVKVQMQMEGRRRLEGKPPRVHGVYHAFVKILSEGGVRGLWAGWVPNVQRAALVNLGDLATYDSVKHLLLRHTTIEDNCFCHGLASTCSGLVAATMGTPADVVKTRIMNQPRDSNGRGLLYKSSVDCLIQSVKGEGFWSLYKGFLPTWLRMAPWSMTFWLTFEQIRRATGISSF; via the exons ATGTTAAGCACAGCGGTGGGAATAGTGCGTGAAGAGGGACCCCTGAAGTTATGGCAAGGGGCAACTCCTGCTGTATACAGGCATATAG TTTACTCTGGGGGCAGGATGGTAGCCTATGAGAAGCTCAGAGAGTCTGTCTTAGGACGATCAGAAGATGGGAGCTTTTCAGTTTG GAAGGCCGCAGTTGGTGGCATGTTGTCTGGTGCCTTTGGCCAATTCCTAGCAAGCCCTACTGACCTGGTAAAGGTACAAATGCAAATGGAAGGAAGGAGAAGGCTTGAGGGAAAACCACCACG AGTACATGGAGTATACCATGCCTTTGTAAAGATCCTTTCAGAGGGAGGTGTCCGAGGCCTTTGGGCTGGTTGGGTGCCCAATGTCCAGAGAGCTGCTCTGGTCAATCTTGGAG ACCTCGCAACATATGACAGTGTGAAGCACCTTCTACTAAGACATACCACTATAGAGGacaactgtttttgtcatggACTGGCAAG CACTTGTTCTGGACTGGTAGCAGCTACAATGGGAACACCAGCAGATGTGGTTAAAACAAGAATAATGAACCAGCCTCGGGACTCTAACGGAAG GGGTCTCTTATATAAGTCATCTGTAGACTGCCTCATACAGTCTGTGAAGGGGGAGGGATTTTGGTCACTTTACAAAGGCTTCCTACCAACCTGGTTAAGAATG GCTCCCTGGTCAATGACATTTTGGCTGACCTTTGAACAAATCAGGAGAGCAACAGGCATCAGCTCATTCTGA
- the ptrhd1 gene encoding putative peptidyl-tRNA hydrolase PTRHD1, producing MAAPGLVQYVVVRSDLIHSLSWPLGAVITQACHAATAVIHLHYSDPDTQLYLSDLDNMHKVVLQAPDEACLSTLSATLSEKGIAHKLWMEQPENIATCLALKPYPKQIVHPFLKKLKLFK from the exons ATGGCGGCTCCGGGGCTGGTTCAGTATGTGGTGGTCCGCTCGGATCTTATTCACTCTTTATCGTGGCCCCTGGGAGCGGTTATAACGCAGGCGTGTCATGCCGCTACAGCCGTTATTCACCTGCACTACAGCGACCCGGACACTCAGCTGTATTTATCAGACCTGGACAACATGCACAAAGTAGTACTGCAg GCACCAGATGAGGCATGTCTCTCCACCTTATCAGCCACGCTGAGCGAAAAAGGCATCGCCCACAAACTCTGGATGGAACAGCCTGAGAACATTGCCACTTGTCTGGCCTTGAAACCTTACCCAAAGCAGATTGTACATCCTTTTCTCAAAAAGCTCAAGCTTTTCAAATGA